The Juglans microcarpa x Juglans regia isolate MS1-56 chromosome 8D, Jm3101_v1.0, whole genome shotgun sequence genomic sequence TTCGCTCTTCCATAACttcaaaattaatgataatttaTGATCTCCATTACAAACTTTTCAATCATGTAAGACTCAGTCAGTCTCCCAATTAAAGGATACAAACTCTTCCAACTGCATTGACAattttcattgtaaattttaattcaataacCATGAaaatgagctatatatatatatttatatatataatgagtacTAAAAGAATCAGCACCCAAAAGGCCTCATGAATGCACACCTTGCCCTATATATATTGACAACTAGCTCGATTCTTAATTTCATGAAGGTATAAGATGAAACTGATATCATGCATAAACTAACCCTATTAAGGTACGGGCTGACATATACTAATAATTTCTTAGACTATAGAGTACATAGGACTAATCTAAccctaattttttcttttcatttttgttcctACAGAGAGTTTTTGGGCCAATACGTACGTTGATGCATGCGTGATATTTTCTGTgctttgagattgattttgagCAGATATGTGGTTTTTGTGTTCTGAGGTTGAAACCAAAATCAGACCCCGGCCTGGCCGGCCAAAAGACTACGTACCACGTACTCGCGCGTCCAAATGCATTGATGAATCCTAGCTTTTTCTTAGTCGTCCGATCCTACGATTGTTTGATGCAGATCATGATCctttcattaaaatattaacttaatttgTACAATCCACTTGTCCCAAGCTAGACGCATACGGCGCGGTCTGATTCAATTCCATTTACCATTGCTAGCTTCTGTACTGGAAAAATACAAATgtgggcatgcatgcatggggatcatatatataatatcatgcaTGTAGATCGAATTGGATTAATTTAAGAGTACCACTGATGATCATCCATATCCTTCTACTGAtcctttaattaaaatattagctAGCTTTGAGCCATCGATCCTAATTAGCTTCTCATGTCTGATCTAGACAAATGCATCGATCGATCTACAAATAGCTAGTATTGCTTGCATGTGTATAAAAACTACATGAATTAATCTGTATGTTATATTAATAAACATGCATATCCATTGGAATTGATCAAGATCAGCACGATCGAGCATGGTGATGAGGGCCTATCTTTGGATTAAATGATcttaaaatacttatatatCCAACTATGCATGGTGAGAGTAGTAGTGCCTCATGCACCAAGATCTATcgagtttaattaattagtagagAAAAAACAGATCTATcgagtttaattaattagtagagAAAAAACAAACTATCCCAAGTAGTTTAACTTTAACAAATGagagtacgtacgtagtacaACATGAAATTAAGTAATTTGAAACCTTCGTTGATCATGAGTTCCATTAAGTGACGGCAACTCTACCAAATTCATCCATGGATTTCTTTGCAAATTGCAACTATATACATTAGACACATCCGCGGCAAgctcactattatatatatatatatatattaggaaagattcattgttttaaaagaaaaggacaaatATTGAGAGGTGatcacacaatatatatatatatatatatatatttgagtgcGAAATGCCTCGGCATTCCATTTATGTATGATTTTCAACGATCTTATACCTCTAATACAATGTCAAATTAAAGATCTGATTACATCTATGTGAGTTGACAATTCATTGGACTAAATCAATACATAGCTCACAGATTGTCTCGCCATcatgataattatgaaataatataatacaaataatagcTTCAATTTTTAAGATAAGTACGGGTGATTTTACATAATATCTAAACAGAGGTTCTGAGTTCAAACCCTAAATCTACACTTTActaccatttaattaaatattaaatgtgttgtataaataatagcttaaacttttagatcaaagtggtgattttacaaaTTAGAGGGCCGCCTATTAatgagtttgattaaacttgtggtcaaaaaaatataagtgaCTCTCATAATTTGAAAGGACAAAACTATTGATTATTAGTACTCTTTGTTatcaaatattgtaataattacCTCTCTTTGAGATTGCGTGGTGAATTATTGAGTTGTTGTACATGATGTGTACTCCATTAATACCATTGCAATCAAAATTCGTATTGGATTTAGCTTATTGCTCTTTGTGAAAACATTTTATGTACACACCAGATCAAGATCTCATGTATTTGGGATGAATATCTCAATTTTGAGGGCAAGAGGATGGGACAACATGTATAGTTTTGTTGAAATTTGGAGTTTCCTTTATGATCAAACTCAGTGCTCGAATGCCAAGAAAGAAGCAAGAAGAGTGCAGTGACTTAAGAAAACAATATAAAACAAAGTAAAGAACACAAAGATATTACTTAGTCCGACCCTAGTAATCTGCATTCACGGCAGGAACCATCTAAAGAGCTTTATTTGAGTATAAAAGCACAAAATGCCAGATTACTAAGATCATCCCTCTCTCTGAGTTTTTCTTGATTCTTGAAGCAGAATCAATATCCTCTCAAGTACAATCTCCCCTCTCTATATTTTTTCTCTGTGTTTTTTCTCAACTTCACATTCACGTGTGTTACAATACAATATGACTCTCATATTTATAGTTCTAATTGAACTAACTATAACACTAAAATCAGAAGCCCTTTTACTTTCCACCTCAGCACATCCTGCATGAGTTTTGACTTGCCAATAGCTTCTTTTGTGTGTGAAGAAACAAAGAATAGATAGCTAATGATAAGAGAGATGGGGAAACCCCTAATTGTAGCAATTCTGCATTGTTGCCATTCTGGCGCATTTGATCATGTATAAATGCACAATTTGGAGAAATATGGAAAGGGATCGACAAAAACATTATCTCCATGTACATATTGTGCGAATATAATTGCTTGTAATTGATTTGGTGTGGCGTAATGCATTGGTCCATAATTATTCATAATTCGATGTCGAGATGCTGTGGAGCATTAGATGTCGTTGTTCGCTTGGTAATCCTGGTTTATCTGTAGGAGGTGGTGTGATTCAAGATCATAGAAAAGATTTATTTGTAGGTTTTTCTCATCACTATCAAATTCAGACTAATATTATAGCTAAATTTTGGGCTTTAAGAGATGGGCCTAGATTTTGTAAAGACCTGGAATTAGTAGATACTATGGTTGAGACAGATTCTATGATGGTGCTTTCAAGGATTCATCATGGTGAATGTTCCCACTGGTATTTATGGGACTTTTGGGAAGAGGTGATTGAGCATATTCAGACTTAAATGTCACATTTGTCATGTTTTTCGAGAACGCAATATAATTGCTGATTTTTTTGTCAAAGAATGAGCCCATAATTTTTGTATGGATCTTCGTGTTCATGGTCTTATTCTTAGAAGACTTAAATGTTTGTTGCGCCTTGACAAATGCTTTGCAGTTGAAGGATATTTAGTGCGAGCAGGTTGGAGTTCCTTATTTCTGGGTTGGTTTTGAGATTCTTTGTTACCACGTTGTCTTCTTATTCTTTATTTCTATTAGAGATCTTTCTAGTTTAATAAGTATTGTGGTCGTTGTTTAGTTCTTTTTGATTCATGGGTtggttttcttgtttatttggaATCCCCATGGGTCAAGTTGTAACCATGATATtcttccgccataagtgagggtttttcaataaatttgaggtctgtcctcttcttaaaaaaaaaagatatcccaagctcataataattaaaattaactaGGTTAATACGCACGATTACTAAATCACAATACTTCCCTGCAAGATCATTGATCATCTCATGATAAAGATACTAAGGCCATGCACCTTTACCAAATGGGGGTTGCAGCTTGAAGATATCCCAAGCTCACGGTATTGCTACAGAAATGAAGCACCCCAGGCGCTTTGTACATTAATTAAGAGTAAAACAACATCGAACAGTACTGGTATTGGAAAACATTAATGCTATTTTTGGCACAACCCTTGTTATTCTTATATGAAAATCTCTTTCTATTATTGTGCTATGTTTGGCAGAACTTAACTTTGACTGGCAATTTTGATCACTAGCAGTCAAATGGTTCAATGGATTGCCGACTACTTGAAAATCACTCCTTCCTGCAGTTGGATAACACACATTCACAGAATTTCAGCCCTCTAGTGGTTTACAGAGGAGAGTCTAGTAGATAATAGACCTTAGTTCAGACTTTGGACCATATTTTCCCCACTTTCCCTAAATTTTGTTGCTAGTAGTGCTTGCTATGTCATAGTACCGAGGAATGCCTACCGGCCACCACCCTCTGGTAGAGAGATCCTTCCTGAAAGTTAGAAAAGACAAGGAAAGTTGATAGATGTAGTACTTGATAATAGACCAACAATgtgcaaaggaaaaaaataaacaaatgattTTATATGTGCCGAATGAGTTGCGCATATAACCAAAGATGCACTATGTAAGACTTGAAGGTGCTTGGATTTCTAGTGGTATACCGGGAGTATGCTCCAATACCTCTACATGATCTGGTAGTTCCTTCCACACTAGCTCCTTCATTAGCAAACAGTTAAATTCTCAGTTGCTCTGTAACGTTTGCAGGATAAACATATCTAACAGTGAATAGCTAATGCTTTAGCCTATAACACAAGAAATAAGCAAAGACGGGGCAAATTACTGTAATAACCAAAGTTTGtagctaatatatttagtaattaattttgTGTCTGATTTTAGAAATACCAAAACAGAAAATGCCAGAACTGACTCTCTAACTCCCCACAAACCATTTAATGGTGGAAAGTGCTAACTACTATGATTATCAGATTTCAGGAAAATTTTTAGAAGCAGCCAGAAACCGAATCCCCCTCACCCACGAAAACAAAAGTATGGTGCTCAGTGTTATGTAATATGACATCTGGCAATGCATTTTGGGGAAAAAATGATGTCTGGAGTCATCTGTAGTTCAACATTGCATAAAATAATACTGACCTTAAATGATTTCATTGTTCCCTCAGCTTGAATTATACTGGCGAGAAACCCTTTGCTATCAAGGTCCCCATTTTTCATTGGCACAATGAacctacaaaataaatatatatatatatatataaataaataaaaaaaacgaaTAAAAGAAGTTAACTGGTAGCTGCAAAAAATTGAGCAATGGTAGCGAACTTGGCATGCAGCATCCTTGCAAGTTGAACTGCATCTTCTTGTCCTGAAACCAACATTAAGTTAGGGAGAAGCTGCTTTATGACCGGTGTGACGACAATGTCAGCCCTTTCCTTTTCCAGAATGTTCTTGTTGTATACACAGTGGGGTTCATAGTAAAGAGTCAGTGGACCCTGAGGAGAAGTGACAAGATACCTGACCACAAAATACACTGAGGATTATAAACTTGTTGAATATCCCATCCATATAGCTTAAATTTGAAGCCATATTAGACCAAGGGTCATTATTGTAAGAAGTTACTATTTCTTTGAAATCAAATCCAAGGGCGCTGCATGATAAAAATTACCCATTCTCAGGATGCTGCCATGGAAGACCTAGAACTGGACCTGGTGTGGCACGGACCCTGACTTTAGAACCATTTCTTGCTTCAATAACAGAGCTCTGACCAGGCTCTATGTATGTGACCTGAAAGTTTCTAAAACTAAAGTTTGggaattgaaactgaaatgctCCAATGGATCAGCACGGGAGGATGTATCATTAGGTTAAGACTGGTAGCGACTGAAGGGTAAAAACACTTCTGGTCTAGCCTATAAATTCATAACGTCAAACTAAAATCATTATGCCAATGTTTGATGTTATTTTCTCTTAGGATGAAGAATGTATTAATTTTTCGAAcatcaatataataaaatgaagattGAATAGAAATCCACATTCAGTAGGCAGAAATATAAAGATTGGATATGCACACACATTGCTAAAAAGGGGATCCAGCAGTGGCTTAGCATTGAAAGTCGCTACGACTCTAAGATTTGGGGACTTTTCAGATAGGGGCTTCAAGATCTTCAAATGGCAATGATCGTCAAGGCTTTGTGTAATCAGTAAGCAATCAATTTCAGGAAGATCACTAAGCTGCACTAAGTTGCACACCAATCAGAACAATTCCCATATCAAATTTAccaacagaaaaagaaaagagtaacaTATACATAACCAAAGGTACAAACCAGGAAATAGCTAATAAAAAATACCTGgaaattcttcaaaaccttCTTGGCAGCATCATAAAGCCAGGGAATTCAAAATCCAAATTACCCACCAAGATTGGATCAACCAGTAGTTTCAATCCATCAACTTCCCACAACCAACCATTCCCCTAAACAAAAAGCAATTTCGAATATATGATGACAGAACCTCTAAATTAAGCAACTTTATGTAAGacgcatatcaagaaaatgaaaatccaccTCTAAGTAAGTGAGTTTTGAACATATTAGTGCCCCAAGAGCCCCAAGAACACGACCCAACTGCGTTCTCTTCAGAAACAGCCCTACTTCGCCTGCAAGTGAAGTATCACCGGTACCTTAGCTATCAATTATGAACTTTGAAGCAATACACGCATATCAGATGGGATCATGGGTAAGAAAGCGAGATCGAGAGACCTTGGGGTCGAGAGCTTCAATGCATTGGTGCCTTTGCAAACCGGACTGCAAACAATTGAGACTAAACGGGCATGAGAGATTGGAGATAAGGGTGTTGCGGTTCTGCATGGTTTGCACAAGCGAGGAAGAGAAATCCAGTGAACAACGGCCATGGTAGCCCCGCGTCCGAGCTTTCCCGCGAATTTTAGTGAAAACTGAAATGTGTCTCGGGGGTATTTTAACCACCCAAAATTCCTCACTGTCCATCTTCAAGAGTCTGCCACTTGGCGCAGGCTGACCCACTACTTCAGTTCCATCTGGAAGGCCATGCTTACCCTATCTTTCTTGTTCCTGTTCCTGTTCCTGTTCCTGGGACTATAGTTACGTTCAAAGTTTTCCATATTACGAGAGTCGGCGACATGTTTGTTGGACCTTTGAATGGCCATTAAGggcattcttcttcttcttcttcttcttcatttttgttttaaattattcGTAGGGATTTATAACAATGTATTAAATTGGTCATATCAGAGAAtagatataaaatgaaatggttAAATTGTAACTGATATTGATTCAAATATTCCGAAATGAAAAGAACGTGAGGTTCAGCTGTTTAAATCGATGagaattaagaagaaaaaattataaagatagaTTATCACACCTTGTACCCAAACTATCACCGACTTGTAACAAGCAtcctaaattattaaaattgataacTGACATTCTAATCTTTAAAAATCTCAGCATTTTATGTCCgataattaaaagatacataGAATAAAACATAATTGTCAAAATTGTTTAGTTCAAATGGCCAATTGCCACTGAAAACCATAACAATTAGAAGAGAGATAAATAACGTGGTAGAATCCACCCGTCCGAGGAGGTGTCCACGGCGAGTGGCATTGGTCAGGTTCCAAAATATTCTCAGAAACTGATTTTCTAATTGACAACTTGTATACTCGATCTCATATTATATACAAGTAACAGAAGTGAGAATCAAATGGGTGGGGAAAAAGGTAACAGAAAAAAACTAACTACTTGTCGAAAGTTCGCACCAGCCAGATGGCATGCTGACCTGTACAGAAAaactcaaataaatatatttcaatctCTCTCACAAAGTCATCCTTTGACTTATATCAAGGATTTGGATTAAAAGCATACATGCTACGAGTGATTCCCATCAGTGTGCAACAATTGAGGAGAGACAGAGAACAGACAAGTAAAAGGTTATAATTTACATAACAATCTTGGTCCATACAACTCAATTGCCAAGCAAACCCTAGAGCCCTCAGCCACTATCTTAATGAACAGACCCGAGAAGAAATTGTTTCCAAGAGAGTGtttggtatttaaaaaaaaaaaaaatccatccatCCATCAATGGGCAAATGCAAAGCTAGAAGCTTGATAACCTTCACCAGGGAACAAAGACAAGAACATAGTACAAACACTTCAATGAACATTTATATCTTGAACGCAAGTTCTCTCTCCCATCTTTTGGGTTTGTAAGGTATAAAACTCACAATTTTGTTACCTTGGGGTAATGGCAACTCATCACCAGAAGCAATCTTCTCATGCCAGACAAATTCATTCTCATGCTCGAACTTCCTGAGCATTTCAGAGGCATCATCAATTTCCTTTCTGAACACTGATCTCCATGACTCTTCACCTGGAATCTTCTTTTGGATGTTGATCACTGCAACACGAAGAACTCCAACTGCAACCCCAACTTGACCAGCAATCTTCAGAGTTCCAGCAAGATATTTCTGACTTCTTAACTCGTGTAGAGATTTGCATGACAATATAAATTCCTGCACAGAATAGAAAAGGCACCCATGAGAATCTTTCAATTACataattaacaaatataatatatgtactCCCAACTTCAGGCAAAGAAGAAAGATCGCACATATTATGTGTATTTATAAGCACTAGCTGTGCACTTGCACGACCCACGGCTGATTGCATAGTAATCTAAGCATGGCCTTCTTCATTATCAATTGtaataaactaaatatatagGAAAGAAGTAAAAGTGTCTGAGacctttcaaattattttaaactttatcaccaaatttatgatatttaaCAAAAGAATGGATGGCTTGGTTCAACAGGAGCAAAAATATtgcttcaaaaattatatttgttacaGATTTTTGTGCTCTAAATTAACTATCAAGTGAATCTCACCATCAAAGCCAATAAAATGCGGCATTAAAAGCATAAAACCCAGATCCAGCCTGTCATTGGCTTGCAACACTGTGAATCAGATGCTCAGCTCAGCTGATCGGCTTTCAGTAGGCTTAATACAACAATGTGAACCGACCAAAAGAATAACCATAGTTTGTCACAAGTTTACAAGTGTGACACAAAAAGCACATTCCAATATTCTCCAAaccaagaataaaaaaataagccaGAGAACCAAGCAACATCCTTACATACCACTAAGCGAGATGAAATATCTCTGCACTCACTACTTGCTGTATTTAAAAGACTATCGGCTTCATCGAGTAACTGTGTAACACCATGGTGCAACTTTGCCAAGAGGCCTATAGCAGTGCCTTTTTCTTCAGCCTTCCTGATGGTTACTGCCTGTCACATTTGCCTAATAACATCAATCATCAAAAAGAAGAGCCTGACCGAGGGACATTCCTCAACTGTGAAAATTTAATCCAccacccaaaaaaagaaaaaagaaaaaagagaacaaaTGTATAGACTATTAATATTTAGCTCTCGTGTAAAATCCAACAAGCATACTTTGAGTGACACCCAAGTCACTAACCTGGGCCCCTGCCAAACAAATGAGGCTCATGACAGTGGATACAGATGAGATGGCTTCTGGTGGCCTTTCCGCAGGAAATGCAGGTCCTAAAGAGGGAAGAACCTCATTAGCCAGATGATGATATACTCCAGCAGCTTCTCTGAAGAAGGTGGCAGATTGCACCAAATCTAATGCAACAAATGCAAAGGAACTAATCAAAACTGCAACCACCGCCTGTTGTATGTGATAAGAAGGTGAAAGTTTATTGCACACCTGTTGGCAGGACTTCCAAAGCCCTCTCTCGAAGGATTGCACCATAAAGAAAAAGGGTCATACCAAGCTCAAATCGCAAgttatcaatttgaaaaaattttggacCCAGAAggttgaagaaagaagatgagcTCAGCGCACTACTCCATCGTATCTTCAGATCTGAAGTCCACCGCACCATCTGGCAATTGCTACCAATTAAATCTATGTGGAAAATCAAATTTTCCAATAATGGAAGATACCCTTCTAGCCTTTGCAGGTCCTGATGCattcagaaaataaatacattaataaagaataataagaaCAGCCCACTTAATTTTGCCGGAGACTACTTGATTGGTCCTCGCATGCAAATCAAACGTATGAATATGGACTAAACTACAGCCACTCACACAAATTCGTCTGGTAGAATTATCTCAGTtcgaaaaatctcaaaaatgaCCTTAATAGACATGGGATCAACAAAAAATAAGTAGACAACCGTTCATTAGCATATAATCAGAATGGAAGGGACTTGGTTTCCAAAAACCATTTAAACCAAAATGCAACTCTATCGTGTAACAAGGTTTAATTACAAACACCAACAGAAACCATCATAGCAGAGCGCGGCTTGTTTGAAAAACATCAGGTAACAAAGACTAATTACAAACACCAAGAAGCATACATTATAAATCAGGAGCGATATGAAAATGAGATAGAGTTTTCTGAAGACTACGTGTAAACTAATTAACAGAAGTTTACCTGCTGAACTTGGGATGTCAATCCTCCAGACATTTCTCGTGCAATAGCTTCCGTGATGGAACTGCTCTCGTTGATGGACTCCTCAATCACTCTGCGCTTAGAGCTAAGCTCCTTCAATTGCTCAAGCGTAGCAGAGTCACGTGCTGCATACGCCTCCTCAAACACAAGCTGTAAACATTCACATAATACCATCGATTATAAACAGAATAGTTAGTTCCAAATATTATGTTCGAAAATTTCGTTTTACTAcctttacaaattaaattaaaaaaaaaaaacctaatctaGACGTCAATTCACCCTACCTTCCTGGTTTTGAGCTTCACCGGGTCCGGGAATTGAAGCATCATCTTTCAAAGGATGAGCTTTGTGAAGAGAATACAAAGGGTCTCCGAGAATCTGGTTTTGTTACTCCGATCACAGAGACAAGACTACTAGAAAACCTCCATTTCCGCTTCTGAATATGTGTTATCACTTATCACAAGGAATCGGCAAAGTAATGAGGCTCGGGAATTCAAAATCGAGGGATATGGAAATAGGGAATTAGATTAGCAGACCAAACAGCAAGAGTGCAAGGGAGAAGGAAACGACAAGGCTTGCGAAGGGTGAGTACCGCGTACCACTCTTTTCCCTTCTTTTGGTTCGGTCGTTTTCGTCCAGAACTGCTGCTGCAGCTCGGTCTCCGATTTCTTCTTCACCAAGTATAAgcactaaattattattaaggaAATggataatattcaaattatttataaaaatattaatttcttgaCAATATAacaacatgaatgcaatacacatCAAGAATAAGCTATTATatcttcttaatttattttctcattttctattcatatatttaatttttttaaaaaaaattcttaatagttaagaaagtaattattattgtattgacattttttattttttaaaaagttttaaacattgttaaaaaatatttgaaataaaaaacaaaaaaaatgtgcaaTTTGTACTAGGGGCACACCAAGTAGCCAAATTGAGGAAGCATAGTAGCACtacttatatttaataaaaatattttaaaattatctaataattttaaaaaaataatatatgcaagtcataaatatacaaatctaaaaaatagatctcactacgaaaagtaaaatgatttgtacaaatctcaaatagacaaaCCACGTACAAGtccttgtaaaaaagtagaccccatctttaaaaatgtaaaaaaggaaaaagaaaaaagaaagtattcTTTATTTagggatctatttttttacaaatgatttgtacgagacttgtctattttgaacttgtacctagcattactcatttagATTTCATCCTTAACATTACCTATAATTTAACTagtaatgttaggtataaaCATAAAATGTATAAGTCTTGTACAagcattttgtaaaaatatagatcctataaaaaatgaatttttcatatttttttataataaaattcaatatttatacgaaattataaatttagaatttagagcttatatatatatatattttttaatcaagcatattatagattaaataaaagatacaaAGTTTAAGGAGGATCCATTCCACTATCAATATATAGAAAACatctaaaaattttatcttaGGGTATGCTTCCAAAAACATGATTGGTAGCTGTCCATTGCACAACTGAgtgcgcacatcgattttgagattgatatattttaacaaatttcTAGTTTTGATGAAGATTGGATATGTACTGAAAGTTCTCGATAATAGTTTACATGTT encodes the following:
- the LOC121243001 gene encoding uncharacterized protein LOC121243001 isoform X2, with product MMLQFPDPVKLKTRKLVFEEAYAARDSATLEQLKELSSKRRVIEESINESSSITEAIAREMSGGLTSQVQQDLQRLEGYLPLLENLIFHIDLIGSNCQMVRWTSDLKIRWSSALSSSSFFNLLGPKFFQIDNLRFELGMTLFLYGAILRERALEVLPTDLVQSATFFREAAGVYHHLANEVLPSLGPAFPAERPPEAISSVSTVMSLICLAGAQAVTIRKAEEKGTAIGLLAKLHHGVTQLLDEADSLLNTASSECRDISSRLVEFILSCKSLHELRSQKYLAGTLKIAGQVGVAVGVLRVAVINIQKKIPGEESWRSVFRKEIDDASEMLRKFEHENEFVWHEKIASGDELPLPQGQHAIWLVRTFDK
- the LOC121243001 gene encoding uncharacterized protein LOC121243001 isoform X1, whose product is MMLQFPDPVKLKTRKLVFEEAYAARDSATLEQLKELSSKRRVIEESINESSSITEAIAREMSGGLTSQVQQDLQRLEGYLPLLENLIFHIDLIGSNCQMVRWTSDLKIRWSSALSSSSFFNLLGPKFFQIDNLRFELGMTLFLYGAILRERALEVLPTDLVQSATFFREAAGVYHHLANEVLPSLGPAFPAERPPEAISSVSTVMSLICLAGAQAVTIRKAEEKGTAIGLLAKLHHGVTQLLDEADSLLNTASSECRDISSRLVEFILSCKSLHELRSQKYLAGTLKIAGQVGVAVGVLRVAVINIQKKIPGEESWRSVFRKEIDDASEMLRKFEHENEFVWHEKIASGDELPLPQGNKIVSFIPYKPKRWERELAFKI